ATGATATGGAAGCTTACAAATTCTACAAAATTGTTCTTGAGAACGACAACGCGAAAAAGATATTGGAAATCTACGAGCAACTTAAGGGTGGTTAGCTTTGTTGGATGTAAATTCGGCTAGGCGGAAATGCCGCTCCACACCCGGTGCTTGAAGCACCGGGTTTGTGCGTTTAATTTGATTGCGCTAGAGCAAATTAAAGACGGATCAGATGCGTGAGTTTTTTAAAGGAGGTTGACAAAATTGAAAGTTGGAGGCCAAGCTGTTATAGAAGGTGTGCTCATGATGGGCAAGAAAGTTGTTGTTGCAGTTAGAAGGCCTGATGGTGGTATCGAAACGCGGGAACTCGGTACGGTGCAAGTTCGAAAATTGGCTAGGGTACCGTTCGTTAGGGGTGTTTTCAGCCTTTTTTACTCTCTCTCCTTTGGAATTAAAGCCCTTGACCTGAGTGCTAAGCTTTCGTCCGAGGAGGAGATGAAAAAAGGAGAGACGTTTTTATCTCTCCTTATTTCGATAGCGCTTGGCATAGGACTTTTCATTGTTTTACCAGCCTATTTGACGCGATGGTTGGGATTTCGAAGCAACGAGTTTGTCTTTTCGCTCGTTGATGGTTTCATACGACTCGCTATTTTTTTGCTTTACGTTTGGATTATTTCTCTCTTCAAGGACGTGAAACGCGTCTTTCAGTACCACGGTGCCGAGCATAAGGTTGTTCACACGTTCGAGCATGGCGAGGAATTGAGCGTTGAGAATGCGAGAAAGTACTCAACGATCCACCCACGTTGTGGAACGAACTTTGTGATGATATTCCTTATCGTCGCGATACTGGTGCACAGCCTGTTTGGTATCTTTGGACCTTTAAACATGTTCCAACGCGTCTTTCTAAGGATATTGGTTTTACCCGTGGTTGCGGGGTTGTCCTACGAATTACTCAAGTTTTTCGACAAGTATCCGAAGATGCTGTTTTTGGCGGCTCCGGGGCTACTTTTGCAACGACTCACGACGGCTGAACCGGATGATTCACAGCTTGAAGTTGCCATCGTAGCCCTCAGACACGCCCTGGAGTTGGGAGAACAAATGTCAAGTTCGCAAATCCAGGAAAACAGTTCCGAAGTTAGTGCGGAGGCGTCCGTTGAGTTTTTGGGTTAGAATGTCACTACTTAACAAGGAATGATGCGAAAACCATAGCAATCGCTAGATTGTAGGCACTGAAGACGCCGACAATCTTTTCCTCGGTCCATCCGAGGAGTTCAAAGTGGTGGTGAATCGGTGCCATTCTGAATATTCGTTTGCCTCTGAGCTTGAAAGAGCTAACTTGGAGGATAACGCTGAGCGTCTCTATCAAGAAGATTGACGTAAAGAAAATTAACGCAAGCTCTTGGGACTTCATGAGCGCGTAAGTTGAGATGTAGGCACCGAGTGCAAGCGAGCCGGTATCTCCCATGAATATCTTCGCAGGTCTTGTGTTAAAGACCAGGAATGCAAGTATTGGCATAAGCAAGGCACCAACTACTCTGAAATCTTCGACGGAACGGTTTATAAGAAGAAACGGTGTGATGCTTGTTACGAACACCCAGCCTGCAAGTCCATCGAGTCCATCCGTGAGGTTCGTCGCGTTGGAGTATCCGGATACTAACAGCATTGTGAAGACGTAGAAGACCCACTCAGGAACGTCTATACCGAATATCATGCTTTGCCTGAACTGTAACACTCTGTACGCGATCCAGATTGAAAAAAGAAACTGGAGTGCCAATTTCTGCCACGCTCTAAGTCCTAAAGCGCGTTTCTTTTTGATACTGACCCAGTCGTCCAGGAATCCGATGAAACCGTAGAAAACAAGTGTCAGTATGAGTTCGATAGGGATTTTCAGGGCAAGACCACCGAGTATTGCGACCGATATGAAGACAAGCCCACCAGCCGTAGGAGTACCAGCCTTATAGTTATGAAGGTCCGGCCCCTCCTCGCGAATGTACTGCCCCAGTTTCAGTTTTCTCATGTACTCTATGTACTTGGGGTATATTACCAGCGCTGAGAGAAACTCGACTGCCAGGATGATTGCTGCAATCGGATCCGCACTAAGCGTCATTCGCGCTCACCTCTTCGAGCAATTTATCTACGATTTTCTCGAGCTGAACCGCACGTGAGGCCTTGAAGTAAATTGTGCCGCAGAAGTTTTCTTTGATAACGTGCTTTCTT
The genomic region above belongs to Fervidobacterium thailandense and contains:
- the mraY gene encoding phospho-N-acetylmuramoyl-pentapeptide-transferase, which translates into the protein MTLSADPIAAIILAVEFLSALVIYPKYIEYMRKLKLGQYIREEGPDLHNYKAGTPTAGGLVFISVAILGGLALKIPIELILTLVFYGFIGFLDDWVSIKKKRALGLRAWQKLALQFLFSIWIAYRVLQFRQSMIFGIDVPEWVFYVFTMLLVSGYSNATNLTDGLDGLAGWVFVTSITPFLLINRSVEDFRVVGALLMPILAFLVFNTRPAKIFMGDTGSLALGAYISTYALMKSQELALIFFTSIFLIETLSVILQVSSFKLRGKRIFRMAPIHHHFELLGWTEEKIVGVFSAYNLAIAMVFASFLVK
- a CDS encoding DUF1385 domain-containing protein, coding for MKVGGQAVIEGVLMMGKKVVVAVRRPDGGIETRELGTVQVRKLARVPFVRGVFSLFYSLSFGIKALDLSAKLSSEEEMKKGETFLSLLISIALGIGLFIVLPAYLTRWLGFRSNEFVFSLVDGFIRLAIFLLYVWIISLFKDVKRVFQYHGAEHKVVHTFEHGEELSVENARKYSTIHPRCGTNFVMIFLIVAILVHSLFGIFGPLNMFQRVFLRILVLPVVAGLSYELLKFFDKYPKMLFLAAPGLLLQRLTTAEPDDSQLEVAIVALRHALELGEQMSSSQIQENSSEVSAEASVEFLG